In the Natronobacterium texcoconense genome, one interval contains:
- a CDS encoding ribose 1,5-bisphosphate isomerase: protein MSTDDPEAGVDPTVLETADDIATMEIRGAATIADAAAAALATQARRSDAETPATFQEQLRGAARTLYETRPTAVSLPNALRYVLRGMDGETVPDLRESIITRAEGFQSDLEQAQTRLGEVGANRLRDGDVVMTHCHSTDALACIEEALEDGKSIEAIVKETRPRKQGHITARQLREMGVPVTLIVDNAARRYLNDADHVLVGADSIAADGSVINKIGTSGLAVNARERGVPVMVAAQTIKLHPDTMTGHTVEIENRAEDEVLSPEERTDLAVGPGDEDDDLAVENPAFDVTPPRHVDAIVTEHGQFPPESIVTLMRELFGETTGEPWEV, encoded by the coding sequence ATGAGCACAGACGACCCCGAGGCCGGCGTCGACCCGACCGTCCTCGAGACCGCGGACGACATCGCGACGATGGAGATTCGTGGCGCAGCAACCATCGCTGACGCGGCCGCGGCAGCGCTTGCGACCCAGGCTCGACGTTCGGACGCCGAGACGCCGGCGACGTTCCAGGAGCAGCTACGGGGGGCCGCCAGGACGCTCTACGAGACCCGGCCGACGGCCGTCAGCCTCCCCAACGCCCTCCGGTACGTGCTCCGGGGAATGGACGGCGAGACGGTCCCCGACCTGCGAGAGTCGATCATCACCCGCGCCGAGGGGTTCCAGTCCGACCTCGAACAGGCCCAGACCAGGCTCGGCGAAGTCGGGGCGAACCGACTTCGGGACGGCGACGTAGTGATGACTCACTGCCACTCGACGGACGCACTGGCATGTATCGAGGAAGCACTCGAGGACGGCAAGTCGATCGAGGCGATCGTCAAGGAGACCCGGCCCAGAAAGCAAGGCCACATCACGGCTCGACAGCTTCGCGAGATGGGTGTTCCGGTGACACTGATCGTCGACAACGCGGCGCGTCGGTACCTGAACGATGCCGATCACGTCCTCGTCGGCGCGGACAGTATCGCAGCGGACGGCAGCGTCATCAACAAGATCGGGACCAGCGGGCTGGCGGTCAACGCCCGCGAACGCGGCGTCCCGGTGATGGTCGCGGCCCAGACGATCAAGCTCCACCCGGACACGATGACCGGCCACACGGTCGAAATCGAGAACCGTGCCGAAGACGAGGTACTCTCGCCGGAAGAACGGACTGACCTCGCCGTCGGTCCCGGAGACGAGGACGACGATCTCGCCGTCGAGAACCCGGCGTTCGACGTGACGCCGCCGCGCCACGTCGACGCGATCGTCACCGAACACGGCCAGTTCCCGCCGGAGAGCATCGTGACGCTCATGCGGGAACTGTTCGGGGAGACGACCGGCGAACCCTGGGAAGTCTAG
- the deoC gene encoding deoxyribose-phosphate aldolase, with protein MDRSELAPMIDHTVLGPETTPGEIRALLEEADEYGMNACIPPYAVAEAAEYAPEVTLATVVGFPHGQHSSGIKRREGVRAWQAGADELDVVINVGRLKDGEDDVVRAEIAEIVAAVPIPVKVIIETALLSEAEKHRACEAAVAADAAMVKTSTGFADGGATLEDVELMSEYLPVKASGGIGSYEDAMAMIDAGAERIGASSGVAILEGAPADRR; from the coding sequence ATGGACCGGAGCGAACTCGCCCCGATGATCGATCACACCGTACTCGGCCCCGAGACCACTCCCGGCGAGATCCGGGCGCTGCTCGAGGAGGCCGATGAGTACGGAATGAACGCCTGTATCCCACCGTACGCCGTCGCGGAAGCGGCGGAGTACGCACCCGAGGTGACGCTCGCGACCGTCGTCGGCTTCCCGCACGGTCAGCACTCCTCGGGAATCAAGCGGCGCGAAGGCGTCAGGGCCTGGCAAGCCGGCGCGGACGAACTCGACGTCGTGATCAACGTCGGACGGCTGAAAGACGGCGAAGACGACGTCGTCAGGGCCGAAATCGCCGAGATCGTCGCTGCAGTCCCGATCCCGGTCAAAGTGATCATCGAGACGGCGTTGCTCTCCGAGGCGGAGAAACACCGCGCTTGCGAGGCTGCGGTGGCCGCAGACGCGGCGATGGTCAAGACCTCGACCGGGTTTGCAGACGGTGGTGCGACCCTCGAGGACGTCGAACTCATGAGCGAATACCTTCCCGTGAAGGCGAGCGGCGGTATCGGCAGCTACGAGGATGCGATGGCCATGATCGACGCCGGCGCGGAGCGGATCGGTGCCTCGAGCGGCGTTGCGATCCTCGAGGGAGCGCCGGCAGACCGTCGGTAA
- a CDS encoding DUF418 domain-containing protein, with protein sequence MSTEDSPVMERDETESASEQERDPGPTAPGDRILGLDVLRGFALLGILVINIWLFAMPMIGTYNPTLYGDFSGASYVAWFVSHVFFEQKFVTLFTFLFGAGIVLFLESKERKSQPARRLHFRRVFWLLVIGLGHAYLLWYGDILVSYALCGLVLVFVRHWSAKRLLLLGLVMFALPALFYLVSGAGYMMADATTQAEIEQAMLAGTGADPDAIDEEIATYQGGWLEQMDHRVETSLMLHTVGFITETFWMLGGLMVVGMALYKWGVLSNERSTRFYRRLLVAGGTTGLALILTGVWYRELVDWNTAQVLLIGHQFNYWGSLLLALAYVSGIMLLCRAAAGGLVTTALSAVGRTAFSNYLLQTVLATSIFYGHGLTLFGELNRAELLGVVVLIWAIQVPLSVAWLNRYRFGPVEWVWRTLTYGKRQPMRLEKK encoded by the coding sequence ATGTCGACCGAAGACTCGCCGGTTATGGAGAGAGACGAGACGGAGAGCGCAAGCGAACAGGAGCGCGACCCCGGACCGACCGCTCCCGGGGATCGCATCCTGGGTCTCGACGTCCTCAGGGGATTCGCCCTGCTCGGAATCCTGGTCATCAACATCTGGCTGTTCGCCATGCCGATGATCGGAACGTACAACCCGACGCTGTACGGTGACTTCTCCGGCGCAAGCTACGTCGCCTGGTTCGTCAGCCACGTCTTCTTCGAACAGAAGTTCGTCACGCTGTTTACCTTCCTCTTCGGGGCCGGTATCGTCCTCTTTCTCGAGTCGAAAGAACGGAAGAGCCAGCCGGCACGTCGACTTCACTTCCGGCGGGTGTTCTGGCTGCTCGTGATCGGGCTCGGTCACGCCTACCTGCTGTGGTACGGCGACATCCTCGTCTCGTACGCGCTCTGTGGACTCGTGCTCGTATTCGTCCGCCACTGGTCGGCGAAACGGCTTCTCCTGCTCGGACTCGTCATGTTCGCGCTGCCGGCGCTTTTCTACCTCGTAAGCGGCGCTGGATACATGATGGCGGACGCGACCACCCAGGCAGAGATCGAACAGGCGATGCTCGCGGGCACCGGCGCGGATCCGGACGCGATCGACGAAGAGATCGCGACGTATCAGGGCGGCTGGCTCGAGCAGATGGACCATCGCGTCGAGACCTCGCTCATGCTTCACACGGTCGGGTTCATCACCGAGACGTTCTGGATGCTCGGCGGGTTGATGGTCGTCGGGATGGCCCTCTACAAGTGGGGCGTCCTCTCGAACGAGCGGAGTACGCGGTTCTACCGGCGACTACTCGTCGCCGGCGGGACGACGGGGCTGGCGCTGATCCTCACTGGCGTCTGGTACCGCGAACTGGTCGACTGGAACACCGCACAGGTGCTCCTGATCGGCCACCAGTTCAACTACTGGGGGTCGCTGTTGCTGGCGCTCGCGTACGTCTCCGGAATCATGCTGCTCTGTCGGGCCGCTGCCGGCGGACTCGTGACGACCGCACTCTCGGCGGTGGGTCGGACCGCATTCTCGAACTACCTGCTGCAGACGGTGCTGGCCACGTCGATCTTCTACGGTCACGGACTCACCCTGTTCGGGGAGTTGAACAGAGCCGAACTCCTCGGCGTCGTCGTCCTGATCTGGGCGATCCAGGTACCGCTGTCGGTTGCCTGGCTGAACCGGTACCGGTTCGGTCCCGTCGAGTGGGTCTGGCGGACGCTCACCTACGGGAAACGCCAGCCGATGCGACTCGAGAAGAAGTAA
- a CDS encoding CapA family protein, producing the protein MDESIYRRQALAGVGAATASVIGGCSVYPRSDETDEPQRTRSVEGSVIGTVVDIDREPIEDAAIEAVRETTVLAETTTDADGRFELEADGPVWLRASHEAYLTQLGQAVPDEPIRIVLTPNAEAVSLSFGGDVMFGRRFYEENSDALSPRYEIDPARRLADHRDILSHIEPVLEHADVTSVNLETPLTTSDWRHPEKLYGFVSHPVAADALADAGVDYVALGNNHVFDALTPGLEETVSTLDSAGISYSGAGMDSDAAWEPAIVSRNGIDIAYLSCTTVTGTAYDIDWSADHGVDETHTLEDGDESLSVPGSAGVAAPTETRLSEAVESATARADVVVVQIHGGNEYQREPTPRLETLTDVAAEAGADLVVNHHPHVVGGIERRHGALVAWTLGNLVFDQELWETLRSYVLTAHVTEDGVVRASINPVLLEGYVPKGVAGRLGSVIGRETAVRSDDSILPTRTGIADTEAVSWSSETVDTTVSGTSDVYASTGSWVDSVDVLEGTVEFGRDRFVTGQFGDYVVDDQRFEGPLWRFGRDGRSAGPPLGRDEGSGLRLARHEDNVDNAILSPRLRLPIDGEELSITGVYRFDHEDGLELSISWYDDTSGGSFERDRFDLSGTGGEWDRFHHRLNRPADATYIDVYLILSPPESGSREAVFDEIRLLEWGDDEPRKDADHLRVDGEANVEFEAREDTVDDLMWEQF; encoded by the coding sequence ATGGACGAGAGTATTTATCGCCGCCAGGCGCTGGCCGGCGTCGGAGCGGCGACCGCTTCGGTCATCGGTGGCTGTTCGGTGTACCCTCGGTCGGACGAAACAGACGAACCACAACGGACACGGAGCGTCGAAGGGTCGGTTATCGGGACTGTCGTCGATATCGACCGGGAGCCAATCGAAGACGCTGCCATCGAAGCGGTTCGGGAAACGACCGTTCTCGCAGAGACGACAACCGACGCGGACGGGAGATTCGAACTCGAGGCCGACGGCCCAGTCTGGCTCCGAGCATCACACGAGGCGTATCTCACCCAACTTGGGCAAGCGGTTCCGGACGAACCGATACGGATAGTCTTGACGCCGAATGCGGAAGCCGTCTCGCTCAGTTTCGGCGGCGACGTGATGTTCGGGCGGCGGTTCTACGAGGAAAACAGCGACGCACTGTCACCACGGTACGAAATTGATCCGGCGAGACGCCTCGCGGATCACCGCGATATTCTCTCACACATCGAACCAGTTCTCGAGCACGCAGACGTCACCTCGGTCAATCTCGAGACACCGTTGACGACCAGCGACTGGCGACATCCCGAGAAGTTATACGGGTTCGTCAGCCATCCGGTCGCGGCCGACGCACTCGCGGACGCGGGCGTCGACTACGTCGCACTCGGTAACAACCACGTCTTCGACGCGCTGACCCCTGGACTCGAGGAGACGGTTTCGACGCTCGATTCGGCGGGAATTTCCTACTCCGGTGCAGGAATGGACAGCGATGCGGCCTGGGAGCCAGCGATCGTGTCTCGGAACGGGATCGACATCGCCTATCTCTCCTGTACGACCGTCACCGGAACGGCATACGATATCGACTGGTCGGCAGATCACGGAGTAGACGAAACCCATACCCTCGAGGACGGGGACGAATCGCTCTCTGTTCCCGGTTCGGCCGGAGTCGCAGCACCGACCGAAACGCGACTCTCGGAGGCCGTCGAATCGGCGACAGCCCGGGCAGACGTCGTCGTCGTACAGATACACGGCGGGAACGAGTACCAGCGAGAGCCGACTCCGCGACTGGAAACCCTCACTGACGTCGCTGCCGAGGCCGGGGCAGACCTGGTCGTCAACCACCATCCCCACGTCGTCGGCGGGATCGAACGACGACACGGCGCGCTCGTCGCCTGGACGCTCGGCAACCTCGTCTTCGATCAGGAACTCTGGGAGACGCTTCGGTCGTACGTCCTCACGGCACACGTCACCGAGGACGGCGTCGTTCGAGCATCGATCAATCCGGTGTTGCTCGAGGGATACGTCCCGAAAGGCGTCGCCGGTCGACTCGGTTCGGTAATCGGTCGAGAGACTGCAGTCCGTTCGGACGACTCGATCCTGCCGACACGAACGGGAATCGCCGATACAGAAGCTGTTTCCTGGTCGAGCGAGACCGTCGATACCACCGTTTCGGGAACGAGCGATGTATACGCGAGCACCGGAAGCTGGGTCGATTCGGTCGACGTTCTCGAGGGGACAGTCGAGTTCGGACGCGATCGGTTCGTCACGGGGCAGTTCGGAGATTACGTCGTCGACGACCAGCGGTTCGAAGGTCCGCTTTGGCGGTTCGGGCGGGACGGACGATCCGCCGGACCGCCGCTTGGCCGCGACGAGGGAAGCGGCTTGCGACTGGCTCGACACGAAGATAACGTCGATAACGCGATCCTCAGTCCACGGCTGCGGTTGCCGATCGATGGCGAGGAGTTGTCGATCACCGGCGTCTATCGGTTCGATCACGAGGACGGACTCGAGCTATCGATTTCGTGGTACGACGACACAAGCGGCGGCTCCTTCGAACGAGATCGGTTCGACCTCTCCGGCACCGGCGGCGAGTGGGATCGGTTTCACCACCGACTCAATCGGCCTGCAGACGCAACCTACATCGACGTCTATCTTATCCTGTCGCCGCCGGAGTCGGGCTCTCGTGAAGCCGTGTTCGACGAGATACGCCTCCTCGAGTGGGGCGACGACGAGCCACGGAAAGATGCCGACCATCTTCGAGTCGATGGCGAGGCGAACGTCGAGTTCGAAGCACGCGAGGACACCGTCGACGACCTGATGTGGGAACAGTTCTGA
- a CDS encoding TIGR00266 family protein translates to MDYEFSHDPSYTLGTARLENGEEITVEGGSMVSYTEHVEMETHSSSGGLLSSVKDSVLSGEQLFRNTFTATANGQTVQFAHTQPGDMRALELAGDSVYVQSGSYVANGPGIETDSVSGGLDSLLGGKGLFFLEASGTGHLFVGSYGGIVERKLEPGEQLTVDAGHSVAWDESVEFSTHRVGGLKKTMLSGEGFVMTFEGPGRVFLQTRDYDSLLADISANIDPE, encoded by the coding sequence ATGGACTACGAATTTTCACACGACCCGTCCTACACGCTCGGGACGGCACGACTCGAGAACGGCGAAGAGATTACGGTCGAGGGCGGTTCGATGGTTTCGTACACCGAACACGTCGAGATGGAGACCCACAGCAGTTCCGGTGGATTGCTCTCGTCGGTGAAAGATTCGGTGCTCAGCGGCGAGCAACTGTTTCGCAACACGTTTACTGCGACCGCGAACGGCCAGACCGTCCAGTTCGCCCACACCCAGCCCGGCGACATGCGAGCTCTGGAACTTGCAGGCGATTCGGTGTACGTCCAGTCGGGATCGTACGTCGCGAACGGCCCCGGCATCGAGACCGACTCCGTCTCCGGCGGACTCGACTCGTTGCTCGGCGGCAAAGGACTGTTCTTCCTCGAGGCCAGCGGCACCGGCCACCTGTTCGTCGGCAGCTACGGCGGCATCGTCGAACGGAAACTCGAGCCGGGCGAGCAGTTGACGGTCGACGCCGGGCACTCGGTCGCCTGGGACGAGTCGGTCGAGTTCTCCACTCACCGCGTCGGCGGCCTCAAGAAGACGATGCTGAGCGGCGAAGGGTTCGTCATGACGTTCGAGGGCCCGGGACGGGTCTTCCTGCAGACCAGGGACTACGACTCGCTTCTGGCGGATATCTCGGCGAACATCGACCCCGAGTAG
- a CDS encoding NAD-binding protein, with protein MADRSLRTLFSDGISLRSSRVAVALALTVALLSVATAIVNIGLPAADGPLAPYLPDPVQSAAGFTGALTGFMMVGSALALRRGLRAGWWTTLLLLPLTAAQGLLQASHYSLPLVAVSLITIPVLLVSRDRFTNSLSLTTTQLAAGAALFGVQLYGTIGGYALREDFDNIDTILDAFYFTLITSSTVGYGDVTPNPDSTEALLFTMSVLVLGVASFGIAVGALVGPAIQSRITKTLGKMTESQLELLEDHLLVLGYGKLTAPIVDELAAGDRQFVVVTNDATAADELSSEDVPVVTGDPSDEGPLERAKVDRSAGIVVATDEDAQDALAILTARQLAPETRIVAAATDRENTKKLERAGADTVISPSVLGGHLLIRSALGGDDSELIEQILGDE; from the coding sequence ATGGCCGACCGGTCGCTTCGGACGTTGTTTTCCGACGGGATTTCCCTCCGGTCCTCCCGGGTCGCCGTCGCACTCGCGTTGACGGTCGCGTTGCTCTCGGTGGCGACGGCGATCGTCAACATCGGGCTTCCCGCGGCCGACGGACCGCTGGCCCCATACCTGCCGGATCCCGTCCAGAGCGCCGCCGGTTTTACCGGCGCGCTCACCGGCTTCATGATGGTCGGAAGCGCGCTCGCGCTCCGGCGCGGGCTGCGGGCCGGCTGGTGGACGACGCTGCTGTTGTTACCCCTGACCGCAGCGCAGGGGCTGTTGCAGGCAAGCCACTACTCGCTGCCGCTCGTGGCCGTCTCGCTGATTACGATTCCGGTATTGCTCGTCAGTCGCGACCGGTTTACCAACTCGCTGTCGCTGACGACGACCCAACTGGCCGCCGGTGCAGCACTGTTCGGGGTTCAGCTGTACGGTACCATCGGCGGCTACGCCCTGCGCGAGGACTTCGACAACATCGACACCATCCTCGACGCGTTCTACTTCACGTTGATCACCTCGAGTACGGTCGGATACGGCGACGTGACGCCGAACCCCGACTCGACCGAGGCGTTGCTGTTTACGATGTCGGTGCTGGTGCTCGGCGTCGCCAGTTTCGGTATCGCGGTCGGGGCGCTCGTCGGCCCCGCGATCCAGTCCAGAATCACGAAGACACTCGGAAAGATGACCGAATCCCAACTCGAACTGCTCGAGGACCACCTCCTCGTGCTCGGCTACGGCAAACTGACGGCACCGATCGTCGACGAACTCGCAGCGGGTGACCGCCAGTTCGTCGTCGTCACCAACGACGCCACCGCAGCGGACGAGCTCTCGTCGGAAGACGTCCCGGTCGTCACAGGCGATCCGAGCGACGAAGGACCTCTCGAGCGGGCGAAAGTCGACCGTTCGGCGGGGATCGTCGTCGCGACGGACGAAGACGCACAGGACGCGCTGGCGATCCTCACCGCCAGACAGCTCGCGCCGGAAACCCGCATCGTCGCCGCGGCAACCGACCGCGAGAACACGAAGAAACTCGAGCGGGCCGGCGCGGATACGGTGATCAGTCCGTCGGTGCTCGGCGGCCACCTGCTGATTCGCTCCGCGCTCGGCGGGGACGACTCCGAACTGATCGAGCAGATTCTCGGGGACGAATGA
- a CDS encoding patatin-like phospholipase family protein, producing MPSDTSSVAIACQGGGSHTAFTAGVLDRLLSDPTLEDDVEIVAFSGTSGGAVCALLSWYGREHPDHEPGELLSDYWAEMAANEPVDRLTNSAIRWGSRLERMGVPFPEVSPYQSPAALWSRREFLRLLEEHVDFEAVPGLLDGSEPALLISAIDVLTGEFRLFREDELSPEAILASAAIPYVFRAVEVDGSYYWDGLFSKNPPVKDFVTNRETPDPDEIWVIKINPERRGRVPKSADGIADRRNELAGNKSLNGEISFVRHVNDWIEAGYLPEKFTHTEIERIRFGRPDLGWRTKLERSPGFLESLYADGEAAADAFLDGR from the coding sequence GTGCCCTCTGACACGTCGTCGGTTGCCATCGCCTGCCAGGGTGGTGGCAGCCACACGGCCTTCACTGCGGGCGTTCTCGATCGGCTGCTGAGCGATCCCACCCTCGAGGACGACGTCGAAATCGTCGCCTTCAGCGGCACCTCCGGTGGAGCCGTCTGTGCGCTGCTTTCGTGGTACGGTCGCGAGCATCCAGATCACGAGCCGGGAGAACTGCTGTCCGACTACTGGGCGGAGATGGCAGCTAACGAGCCGGTCGACCGACTGACCAACAGCGCGATCCGCTGGGGGAGCCGACTCGAGCGGATGGGCGTTCCGTTCCCGGAGGTCAGCCCCTATCAGTCGCCGGCAGCGCTGTGGAGCCGACGGGAGTTTCTCCGGTTGCTCGAGGAACACGTCGACTTCGAGGCCGTTCCGGGACTGCTGGACGGCAGCGAACCCGCGCTGTTGATCAGCGCGATCGACGTCCTCACCGGCGAGTTCAGGCTCTTTCGGGAAGACGAACTCTCACCCGAAGCGATCCTCGCCTCGGCCGCGATCCCCTACGTCTTCCGGGCCGTCGAAGTCGACGGCAGCTACTACTGGGACGGCCTGTTCTCGAAGAATCCGCCGGTCAAAGACTTCGTGACGAACCGCGAGACGCCGGATCCGGACGAAATCTGGGTCATCAAGATCAACCCGGAGCGACGGGGTCGCGTCCCGAAGTCGGCCGACGGCATCGCCGACCGTCGCAACGAACTCGCGGGGAACAAGTCGCTCAACGGCGAGATAAGCTTCGTCAGACACGTCAACGACTGGATCGAGGCGGGTTACCTGCCGGAGAAGTTCACCCACACCGAGATCGAACGCATCCGCTTCGGCCGGCCGGACCTCGGCTGGCGGACCAAACTCGAGCGCAGTCCCGGCTTTCTCGAGTCGCTGTACGCGGACGGCGAGGCGGCGGCCGACGCCTTTCTCGACGGGCGGTGA
- a CDS encoding ubiquitin-like small modifier protein 1 yields MAIEWKLFADLAEYAGEKHVAVDVSAGDTVEDALEELLDEVPELEDRVLADGDLRSQINVLRNGTNVLVEEDGLETQLEGGDELALFPPVSGGA; encoded by the coding sequence ATGGCAATCGAGTGGAAACTGTTCGCGGATCTCGCCGAGTACGCAGGCGAGAAACACGTTGCGGTCGACGTCTCCGCCGGAGACACCGTCGAGGACGCCCTCGAGGAACTGCTCGACGAAGTGCCGGAACTCGAGGACCGCGTCCTCGCGGACGGCGACCTTCGATCCCAGATCAACGTGCTTCGCAACGGGACGAACGTTCTGGTCGAAGAGGACGGACTCGAGACGCAACTCGAGGGCGGCGACGAACTGGCGCTGTTTCCGCCGGTCAGCGGTGGCGCATAG
- a CDS encoding HalOD1 output domain-containing protein, producing the protein MEKPPYAVEYEYDAEVSPSIAVVRTICALEGVEPMEMPAESGFVLHEHTDPNALDELLAGSSGDGSTVVSLEIALESAYIVDLTDDGRIIVHRDHAPKP; encoded by the coding sequence ATGGAGAAGCCACCATACGCCGTTGAGTACGAGTACGACGCCGAGGTATCCCCCAGTATCGCGGTCGTCCGTACGATCTGCGCCCTCGAAGGCGTCGAACCGATGGAGATGCCGGCCGAGAGTGGATTCGTCCTGCACGAACACACCGACCCGAACGCACTCGATGAACTTCTCGCCGGGAGTTCCGGCGACGGCAGTACAGTCGTGTCCCTGGAAATCGCTCTCGAGAGCGCGTATATCGTCGATCTAACCGACGATGGACGTATCATCGTCCACAGGGATCACGCCCCGAAGCCGTAA
- a CDS encoding GNAT family N-acetyltransferase: MTPEIEHEADSDSGIEIRRATHDDYEGVLAFTETIWDDRGGDYIPEIYHDWLEDEDERDEKKTFLAVDDGTPVGIVQAVLLTDDEAWFQGIRVAADYRGQGISRQLTEACFEWAREQGATIGRVMIHSWNTASLGASRSNGYEPLAEFRFAKPQPDRQAAPGTETRARVTNDPAAAWRYWTHSDARERLDGLGLAPEETWALRELTREDFDRFADETAVFAVEREDGLAGAAYRTRTYDREKDGETRTWAEYGASAWEDVDAARTLFAAIARDAADLGADETRVLIPETGQHVTDAAYAGADLSEEGDFVLGADLTGLERPESSDR, encoded by the coding sequence ATGACACCGGAGATCGAGCACGAAGCGGACAGCGACAGCGGCATCGAAATTCGACGAGCGACCCACGACGACTACGAGGGCGTCCTCGCGTTCACCGAGACCATCTGGGACGACCGTGGTGGGGACTACATCCCCGAGATCTACCACGACTGGCTCGAGGACGAGGACGAACGCGACGAGAAGAAGACGTTCCTCGCGGTCGACGACGGGACGCCGGTCGGTATCGTCCAGGCAGTGTTGCTCACGGACGACGAGGCCTGGTTCCAGGGAATCCGCGTCGCCGCGGACTACCGTGGCCAGGGGATCAGCCGCCAGTTGACCGAAGCCTGTTTCGAGTGGGCGCGCGAGCAAGGTGCGACGATCGGTCGCGTGATGATTCACTCCTGGAACACGGCCTCGCTCGGCGCGTCGCGGTCGAACGGCTACGAACCGCTCGCGGAGTTCCGGTTCGCGAAGCCGCAGCCGGATCGTCAGGCTGCACCCGGGACAGAGACCCGCGCTCGAGTCACGAACGATCCTGCCGCTGCGTGGCGTTACTGGACCCACAGCGATGCACGCGAGCGTCTCGACGGACTCGGACTCGCTCCCGAGGAGACGTGGGCGCTCAGGGAACTGACCCGCGAGGATTTCGACCGGTTCGCCGACGAGACGGCCGTCTTCGCCGTCGAACGCGAGGACGGACTCGCGGGCGCAGCCTACCGGACCCGCACCTACGACCGCGAGAAAGACGGCGAGACCCGGACCTGGGCCGAGTACGGGGCTAGTGCGTGGGAAGACGTCGACGCGGCACGGACGCTGTTCGCCGCGATCGCACGCGACGCCGCCGACCTCGGTGCTGACGAGACGCGAGTACTGATCCCCGAGACGGGCCAGCACGTCACCGACGCCGCCTACGCCGGTGCCGACCTCTCCGAGGAAGGCGACTTCGTGCTCGGAGCCGATCTGACGGGGCTCGAGCGCCCGGAAAGTAGCGATCGGTAG
- the gatD gene encoding Glu-tRNA(Gln) amidotransferase subunit GatD, with amino-acid sequence MNPGDRVRVDRDDRTYEGVLLPSSNDDQLVVKLEGGYNVGVDREGAEVDVLAEDVYEIDGTDSTGDGSESEIEFDDDLPTISLISTGGTIASTVDYRTGAVTAQFDAEDVLRAVPDLAGRANYRGRVVANILSENMEPAIWQDLAQAVREEIEAGADGVVVMHGTDTMQYSASALAFMLETPVPIVFTGSQRSADRPSSDNVMNAVCAVEAAKSDCAEVLVCMHASESDDACALHRGTRVRKNHTSRRDAFETVGAEPLGEVDYETETVEFRREYQERGERELSLADALAEDVELIKFTPGMDPAFLDVAEGSAGLILEGTGLGHVHTDLIPRIEELVDDGTTVVMTSQCLEGRVCDRVYDTGRDLLEAGVIEAGDTLPGTAKVKLMWALEHAEDVEETMNTSIAGELQERSVPWE; translated from the coding sequence ATGAATCCAGGCGATCGCGTTCGCGTCGATCGGGACGATCGCACGTACGAAGGCGTGTTGCTCCCCTCGAGCAACGACGACCAGCTCGTCGTGAAACTCGAGGGCGGATACAACGTCGGCGTCGACCGTGAGGGCGCGGAGGTAGACGTCCTCGCGGAAGACGTCTACGAGATCGACGGCACCGACAGCACGGGCGACGGCAGCGAGTCCGAAATCGAGTTCGACGACGACCTCCCGACGATCTCGCTTATCTCGACCGGCGGAACGATCGCCTCGACCGTCGACTACCGGACCGGCGCGGTGACGGCGCAGTTCGACGCCGAAGACGTCCTGCGTGCCGTCCCGGACCTCGCGGGTCGTGCGAACTATCGCGGCCGCGTCGTCGCGAACATCCTCTCCGAGAACATGGAACCGGCAATCTGGCAGGACCTCGCCCAGGCTGTCCGCGAGGAGATCGAGGCCGGTGCCGACGGCGTCGTCGTCATGCACGGCACCGACACGATGCAGTACTCCGCCTCCGCGCTCGCGTTCATGCTCGAGACGCCGGTACCGATCGTCTTCACTGGCTCTCAGCGGTCGGCCGACCGGCCGTCGTCGGACAACGTGATGAACGCCGTCTGTGCGGTCGAGGCCGCGAAGAGCGACTGTGCGGAGGTACTGGTCTGTATGCACGCCTCCGAGAGCGACGACGCCTGTGCGCTCCATCGGGGCACCCGCGTACGGAAGAATCATACCTCTCGACGCGACGCGTTCGAGACCGTCGGTGCGGAGCCGCTCGGTGAAGTCGACTACGAAACCGAGACCGTCGAATTCCGCCGGGAGTACCAGGAGCGCGGTGAACGCGAACTCTCGCTCGCCGACGCCCTTGCAGAGGACGTCGAACTCATCAAGTTCACGCCGGGGATGGACCCCGCCTTCCTCGACGTCGCCGAGGGCTCGGCGGGGCTGATCCTCGAGGGGACCGGACTCGGCCACGTTCACACCGACCTCATCCCACGGATCGAAGAACTCGTCGACGACGGCACGACCGTCGTCATGACGAGTCAATGTCTCGAGGGACGGGTCTGTGACCGGGTCTACGACACGGGACGTGACCTGCTCGAGGCGGGCGTGATCGAGGCCGGCGACACCCTTCCCGGAACGGCGAAGGTCAAACTGATGTGGGCGCTCGAACACGCCGAGGACGTCGAAGAGACGATGAACACCTCGATTGCAGGCGAACTGCAGGAACGATCGGTACCCTGGGAATAA